A genomic segment from Oncorhynchus clarkii lewisi isolate Uvic-CL-2024 chromosome 14, UVic_Ocla_1.0, whole genome shotgun sequence encodes:
- the LOC139365868 gene encoding keratin-associated protein 12-2-like, whose translation VCVCVCVCVCVCVCVCVCVCVCVCVCVCVCVCVCVCVCVCVCVCVCVCVCVCVCVCVCVCVCVCVCVCVCACVRVCVHVCACVCVCVCVCVCVCVCMCVCVCVCVCVCVCVCVCVCVCVCVCVCVCVCVCVCVCVCVCVCVCVCVCVCVCVCVCLCVCVCVCVCVCVCVCVCVCVCVCVCVSLEQLLYADN comes from the exons gtttgtgtgtgtgtgtgtgtgtgtgtgtgtgtctgtgtctgtgtctgtgtgtgtgtctgtgtgtgtgtgtgtgtgtgtgtctgtgtgtgtgtgtgtgtgtgtgtgtgtgtgtgtgtgtgtgtgtgtgtgtgtgtgtgtgtgtgtgtgtgtgtgtgtgtgtgtgtgtgtgtgtgtgtgtgtgtgtgtgtgtgcgtgtgtgtgtgtgtgtgtgcatgtgtgcgtgtgtgtgtgcatgtgtgtgcatgtgtgtgtgtgtgtgtgtgtgtgtgtgtgtgtgtgtgtgtgtgtatgtgtgtgtgtgtgtgtgtgtgtgtgtgtgtgtgtgtgtgtgtgtgtgtgtgtgtgtgtgtgtgtgtgtgtgtgtgtgtgtgtgtgtgtgtgtgtgtgtgtgtgtgtgtgtgtgtgtgtgtgtgtgtgtgtgtgtgtgtgtgtgtgtgtgtatgtgtgtgtgtgtgtgtgtgtctgtgtgtgtgtgtgtgtgtgtgtgtgtgtgtgtgtgtgtgtgtgtgtgtgtgtgtgtgtgtgtgtgtgtgtgtgtgtgtgt CTTTAGAACAGCTACTCTATGCAGACAACTAA